The proteins below are encoded in one region of Dioscorea cayenensis subsp. rotundata cultivar TDr96_F1 chromosome 18, TDr96_F1_v2_PseudoChromosome.rev07_lg8_w22 25.fasta, whole genome shotgun sequence:
- the LOC120282421 gene encoding omega-amidase, chloroplastic produces MRAAIDALVTVGALPYAHRLLQSLTFSSRDHLRLSAPRSCFRRISAMASAFKPEDARAPPAVQLPSLPVSKFKIALCQLSVTADKERNISHARRAIEEAASKGAQLVLLPEIWNSPYSNDCFPIYAEDIEAGGNAAPSVAMLSEIARSLKITIVGGSIPERSGDHLYNTCCVFGTDGKLKGKHRKIHLFDIDIPGKITFKESKTLTAGQHPTIVDTDVGRIGIGICYDIRFQELAALYAARGAHLICYPGAFNMTTGPLHWELLQRARATDNQLFVATCSPARDASAGYTAWGHSTLVGPFGEVIATTEHEEAIIVEEIDYSLIELRRSNLPLEKQRRGDLYQLVDVQRLNDD; encoded by the exons ATGAGAGCAGCGATAGATGCTTTGGTAACCGTCGGTGCGCTTCCTTATGCTCACCGCCTGCTCCAATCTCTCACTTTCAGTTCAAGAGACCATCTTCGCCTCTCCGCTCCCCGCTCTTGTTTCCGCCGCATCTCCGCCATGGCTTCCGCCTTCAAGCCGGAGGATGCTAGGGCTCCTCCTGCCGTCCAGCTTCCATCCTTGCCTGTATCTAAG TTTAAGATCGCGTTATGTCAGCTATCGGTGACTGCTGACAAGGAGAGGAACATCAGTCATGCCCGCCGTGCGATTGAGGAAGCTGCATCGAAGGGAGCCCAGCTTGTTCTCTTGCCT GAGATTTGGAATAGCCCGTATTCGAATGACTGTTTTCCTATTTATGCGGAGGATATCGAGGCTGGTGGTAATGCAGCACCATCAGTTGCGATGCTATCCGAGATTGCTCGGAGCTTGAAGATAACGATTGTGGGTGGTTCAATTCCGGAGAGATCAGGGGATCATTTGTATAATACTTGCTGCGTGTTTGGCACTGATGGGAAACTCAAGGGCAAGCACCGGAAG ATACATCTTTTTGATATTGATATTCCGGGAAAGATTACCTTTAAGGAATCGAAGACTCTTACTGCCGGCCAACATCCTACCATTGTAGATACAG ATGTTGGCCGAATTGGTATAGGGATATGCTATGACATCCGCTTCCAGGAGCTTGCAGCGTTGTATGCGGCAAGAG GTGCTCATTTGATATGCTATCCTGGTGCATTCAACATGACTACTGGTCCATTGCATTGGGAATTGCTGCAAAGGGCAAG GGCTACTGATAATCAG TTATTCGTTGCAACTTGTTCTCCAGCCCGTGATGCTAGTGCGGGCTACACAGCTTGGGGTCACTCAACACTTGTTGGACCA tTTGGAGAAGTAATAGCAACTACTGAACATGAGGAGGCGATCATCGTGGAAGAGATTGATTACTCATTAATTGAGCTCAGAAG GTCAAATCTACCTCTTGAGAAGCAACGACGAGGTGATCTGTATCAATTGGTAGATGTCCAAAGGTTGAATGATGACTGA
- the LOC120282904 gene encoding LOW QUALITY PROTEIN: cation/H(+) antiporter 1-like (The sequence of the model RefSeq protein was modified relative to this genomic sequence to represent the inferred CDS: deleted 2 bases in 2 codons), translating into MSETQQQALFNQGLQCSDDGTEYGDLLHLIMRMAIVISISHVLHLFLQRLGQPSAIAQILAGIIVGPSVLGHIPQWRNKVFDPEKSHLMGAGMMIGRMVLMFLIGIEMDVEYLWRTADRAMVVAAGGCVSSIVLAVVLTSFLHTNLNSSGNSILFGCTIALLFANTATPVVIRIAADLKLAHSEVGRLAISSALVNDMACLFVLSLASFTASEATHKLALHHKLAGTAVMICMLATVIGVVRLFVTNMNKRFLRRRHVGNWHAVSILAVVLGVSSMTEMMGYNNMMACFILGLFFPREGGAARTMVDWLTYPVNNFILPIYFAYAGFHTNLLALADAKLATAVAAIVILSTVAKVAGTVMVTGLLDIPTHEGLVLGFLLNVKGHVQLIILNVARKIGMWNYTAYTALLVTVVLNTLLAGPVAAAIVSFRRRAMTYRAMGLQHHQLKTELRMLTCIHGPREMPTMLSLIEMSSGTAFGSSITAFMMHLVELTQRVTTTMLYHEEDDSSESNEDDWEYGGDDSRRIHHATDAFWRETGLKVRLVTTVSGFTSMHEDVCNAAEDMRAAIIVMPFHKHQRIDGKMQAGRKGIQGLNVKVLRHSPCTVGILVDRGSRRSQSSKQCCNKVVVLFFVGGDDREALAFGGRLATHPCISLTVVRFLLTSMKTKKTEDAEITKESSSSSPGNQDEVQMVISEQDFRRDEDETFLQKFQERFVEPGVATYMEKYVEDGAQMVAELSSMVGSYSLFIVGKGREGPSPLTVGMSDWAECPELGVIGDLLASSDFMLDGSVLVLQQRDHTKNDDLVDEFM; encoded by the exons ATGTCTGAGACCCAACAACAAGCACTGTTCAATCAAGGACTCCAGTGCAGCGATGATGGAACAGAGTACGGTGATCTCCTCCACCTCATCATGCGCATGGCCATCGTCATTTCCATCTCCCACGTCCTCCACCTCTTTCTTCAACGCCTCGGCCAACCCAGCGCCATTGCCCAAATCCTT GCCGGAATCATCGTCGGCCCATCGGTGCTCGGCCACATCCCACAATGGCGCAACAAGGTGTTCGACCCGGAGAAGAGTCACCTAATGGGCGCCGGCATGATGATCGGCCGGATGGTCCTCATGTTCCTCATCGGCATTGAAATGGACGTTGAGTATCTCTGGCGCACCGCCGACCGTGCAATGGTTGTGGCCGCTGGTGGTTGTGTTTCCTCCATCGTCCTCGCTGTCGTCTTAACCTCTTTCCTCCATACAAACCTCAACTCTTCCGGAAACTCCATTTTGTTCGGCTGCACCATTGCTCTCCTCTTCGCCAACACGGCCACTCCCGTCGTCATCCGCATCGCCGCCGACCTCAAACTCGCTCACTCGGAAGTCGGCAGGCTTGCTATCTCCTCCGCGCTGGTCAACGACATGGCCTGCCTCTTCGTTCTCTCACTTGCGTCATTCACGGCCAGTGAGGCCACCCACAAACTGGCCCTCCACCACAAGTTGGCCGGAACAGCAGTGATGATCTGCATGTTAGCCACTGTGATCGGCGTCGTGCGTTTGTTCGTCACCAACATGAACAAGCGTTTCCTTCGTCGTCGCCACGTCGGGAATTGGCACGCTGTTAGCATCCTCGCTGTGGTGCTAGGCGTGTCCTCAATGACGGAGATGATGGGTTACAATAACATGATGGCATGTTTCATCTTGGGTTTGTTCTTTCCCCGGGAAGGAGGTGCAGCGAGGACAATGGTAGACTGGTTGACTTATCCGGTGAACAACTTCATATTACCCATCTACTTCGCTTATGCAGGGTTCCATACGAATCTCCTCGCCTTGGCTGATGCCAAGCTCGCCACCGCCGTGGCCGCCATTGTTATCCTTAGCACTGTTGCCAAGGTGGCCGGCACTGTAATGGTCACCGGCCTTTTAGACATTCCAACTCATGAAGGTCTCGTCTTAGGCTTCTTGCTCAATGTCAAGGGTCACGTCCAACTGATCATCCTTAACGTCGCTAGAAAGATTGGg ATGTGGAATTACACGGCCTACACGGCTCTTCTAGTCACGGTGGTGCTCAACACACTGCTAGCCGGACCGGTGGCGGCGGCCATTGTTAGTTTCCGAAGAAGAGCCATGACATACAGAGCGATGGGGTTGCAGCACCACCAGCTGAAGACGGAGCTGCGCATGCTGACATGCATCCACGGACCAAGAGAGATGCCGACTATGCTCAGCCTCATCGAAATGTCAAGCGGCACGGCCTTCGGCTCCTCCATCACTGCCTTCATGATGCACCTTGTTGAGCTCACCCAGAGAGTAACCACCACCATGCTTTACCATGAAGAAGATGACTCCAGCGAGAGCAACGAGGATGACTGGGAGTACGGTGGAGATGATTCACGGAGAATTCACCACGCCACCGACGCCTTCTGGCGTGAAACCGGCCTCAAAGTCCGGCTAGTCACCACCGTCTCTGGCTTCACCAGCATGCACGAGGACGTCTGCAACGCTGCTGAAGACATGAGAGCTGCCATCATTGTCATGCCGTTCCACAAGCACCAACGCATCGATGGGAAGATGCAAGCC GGAAGGAAGGGTATCCAAGGACTCAACGTTAAGGTGCTACGCCACTCTCCCTGCACCGTCGGCATCCTCGTCGACCGCGGGTCTCGGCGGAGCCAATCGAGCAAACAATGCTGTAACAAA GTTGTTGTTCTCTTCTTTGTTGGCGGCGATGACCGGGAGGCACTAGCTTTTGGTGGCCGGCTTGCAACCCATCCCTGCATCAGCCTCACGGTGGTTCGGTTTTTACTTACTTCAATGAAGacaaagaaaacagaggatgcTGAAATTACCAAAGAAAGTAGTAGTTCAAGTCCTGGTAATCAAGATGAAGTCCAAATGGTCATCTCCGAACAAGATTTCCGGCGAGATGAGGATGAAACATTCCTGCAAAAATTCCAagagag GTTTGTGGAGCCGGGGGTGGCAACGTACATGGAGAAGTACGTGGAAGATGGAGCTCAGATGGTGGCGGAGTTGAGTTCAATGGTGGGGTCGTACTCGTTGTTCATAGTGGGGAAAGGGAGGGAAGGGCCTTCGCCATTGACGGTCGGAATGAGTGATTGGGCGGAGTGTCCGGAGTTGGGTGTGATCGGAGACTTGCTTGCTTCCTCTGATTTCATGTTAGATGGATCAGTCTTGGTGCTGCAACAGAGGGATCATACAAAGAATGATGATTTAGTTGAtgaatttatgtaa